From the Streptomyces sp. Tu 2975 genome, one window contains:
- a CDS encoding isoprenyl transferase: MARRGILGRSRREYKVPEPHPSGARPPKIPAELVPNHVACVMDGNGRWAKERGLPRTEGHKVGEGVVLDVLKGCLEMGVKNLSLYAFSTENWKRSPDEVRFLMNFNRDVIRRRRDEMDELGIRIRWVGRMPKMWKSVVQELQIAQEQTVGNDAMTLYFCVNYGGRAEVADAAQAIARDVAAGRLDPGKVNEKTFAKYLYYPDMPDVDLFLRPSGEQRISNYLIWQSSYAEMVFQDVLWPDFDRRDLWRACLEYAQRDRRFGGAIPNEELEAMRGRPDTPAS; encoded by the coding sequence ATGGCACGACGCGGAATCCTGGGCCGGTCCCGCCGCGAGTACAAGGTCCCCGAGCCGCACCCGTCCGGCGCCCGCCCGCCAAAGATCCCGGCGGAGCTGGTGCCGAACCATGTGGCGTGCGTCATGGACGGCAACGGCCGCTGGGCCAAGGAGCGCGGCCTGCCCCGGACCGAGGGCCACAAGGTCGGCGAGGGCGTCGTGCTCGATGTGCTCAAGGGCTGCCTGGAGATGGGCGTCAAGAACCTGTCCCTGTACGCCTTCTCCACCGAGAACTGGAAGCGTTCGCCCGACGAGGTGCGCTTCCTGATGAACTTCAACCGGGACGTCATCCGCCGCCGCCGCGACGAGATGGACGAGCTCGGCATCCGTATCCGCTGGGTCGGCCGCATGCCGAAGATGTGGAAGTCCGTCGTCCAGGAGCTCCAGATCGCCCAGGAGCAGACCGTGGGCAACGACGCGATGACGCTGTACTTCTGCGTCAACTACGGCGGCCGGGCCGAGGTCGCCGACGCGGCGCAGGCCATCGCGCGCGACGTCGCAGCGGGCAGGCTCGACCCGGGCAAGGTCAACGAGAAGACCTTCGCGAAATACCTGTACTACCCGGACATGCCGGACGTCGACCTGTTCCTGCGCCCCAGCGGCGAACAGCGGATCTCGAACTACCTGATCTGGCAGTCGAGTTACGCCGAGATGGTCTTCCAGGACGTGCTGTGGCCGGACTTCGACCGCCGTGATCTGTGGCGCGCCTGCCTCGAGTACGCGCAGCGCGACCGCCGCTTCGGCGGCGCGATTCCGAACGAGGAGCTCGAGGCGATGCGGGGACGCCCCGACACCCCGGCCTCCTGA
- a CDS encoding transcriptional repressor: MTTAPTGGNTAPVRGRSTRQRAAVAAALDEVDEFRSAQELHDMLKHRGDSVGLTTVYRTLQSLADAGEVDVLRTSEGESVYRRCSTDDHHHHLVCRMCGKAVEVEGPAVEQWAEAIAAQHGFVNVAHTVEIFGTCAECAAKAV; the protein is encoded by the coding sequence GTGACCACGGCGCCAACCGGCGGGAACACCGCCCCGGTGCGAGGCCGGTCGACCCGGCAGCGGGCCGCGGTGGCGGCGGCGCTCGACGAGGTCGACGAGTTCCGCAGCGCGCAGGAGCTGCACGACATGCTCAAGCACCGCGGTGACTCGGTGGGCCTGACGACGGTCTACCGCACGCTGCAGTCGCTCGCCGACGCCGGCGAGGTCGATGTGCTGCGCACCAGCGAGGGCGAGTCGGTCTACCGGCGCTGCTCGACCGACGACCACCATCACCACCTGGTGTGCCGTATGTGCGGCAAGGCCGTGGAGGTGGAGGGTCCGGCAGTGGAGCAGTGGGCGGAGGCGATCGCCGCGCAGCACGGCTTCGTGAACGTGGCGCACACGGTGGAGATCTTCGGCACCTGCGCGGAGTGCGCGGCGAAGGCCGTCTGA
- a CDS encoding metal ABC transporter permease: MILEMLQSPFMQRALLAALLVGITAPAVGIYLVQRRQALMGDGIGHVAMTGVGLGFLMSTNPIWMATLVSVLGAVLMELIRIYGRTRGDIALAMLFYGGMAGGVLLIELSDSGSTANLTSYLFGSLSTVSDSDVMAIVLLAAFVVLVSLGLRRQLFAVSQDEEFARVTGLPVRALNLLIAVTAAVTVSVAMRVVGLLLVSALMVVPVAAAQQISRSFRTTYALAVAIGVVVALAGTTTSYFHEVPPGATIVMLAIAVFVVLTALATPLARRRAKALENGASNEEACTAPMPGSRRPGDDVKV; the protein is encoded by the coding sequence ATGATCCTGGAAATGCTGCAATCCCCGTTCATGCAGCGGGCGCTGCTCGCGGCGCTGCTGGTGGGTATCACCGCCCCGGCCGTCGGCATCTACCTGGTGCAGCGCCGGCAGGCCCTGATGGGCGACGGAATCGGCCATGTCGCGATGACCGGTGTCGGCCTCGGCTTCCTGATGTCGACCAACCCCATCTGGATGGCGACGCTGGTCTCCGTCCTCGGCGCCGTCCTGATGGAGCTCATCCGCATCTACGGCCGCACCCGCGGCGACATCGCGCTGGCGATGCTCTTCTACGGCGGCATGGCGGGCGGTGTCCTGCTGATCGAGCTCTCCGACAGCGGCTCCACGGCCAATCTGACCTCGTACCTCTTCGGCTCGCTCTCCACGGTCTCCGACTCGGACGTCATGGCGATCGTGCTGCTCGCGGCCTTCGTGGTGCTGGTGTCGCTGGGGCTGCGCCGGCAGTTGTTCGCTGTCAGCCAGGACGAGGAGTTCGCCCGGGTCACCGGTCTTCCGGTGCGGGCGCTGAACCTGCTGATCGCCGTGACCGCGGCGGTCACCGTCAGCGTCGCCATGCGCGTGGTCGGCCTGCTGCTGGTCAGTGCGCTGATGGTGGTGCCGGTGGCGGCCGCCCAGCAGATCTCGCGGTCCTTCAGGACGACGTACGCGCTGGCGGTCGCCATCGGTGTGGTGGTCGCCCTGGCCGGAACCACCACCTCCTACTTCCATGAGGTGCCGCCCGGCGCGACGATTGTGATGCTCGCCATCGCCGTGTTCGTGGTGCTGACCGCCCTGGCCACGCCACTGGCCCGGCGGCGGGCGAAGGCGCTGGAGAACGGCGCCTCGAACGAGGAGGCCTGCACGGCCCCGATGCCGGGCAGCCGGCGTCCGGGCGACGACGTCAAGGTCTGA
- a CDS encoding metal ABC transporter ATP-binding protein: MSSEPVISVHGARATLGSRPVLRGIDLTVRHGEVVALLGANGSGKSTAVRSVIGQVPLTDGRIDLFGTELRRFRQWSRVGYVPQRTTAASGVPATVREVVASGRLSRARFGLPSRADKAAVQHAIELVGLADRAKDSVSALSGGQHQRVLIARALAAEPELLIMDEPMAGVDLASQEVLAATLREQVAAGTTVLLVLHELGPLEPLIDRAVVLRDGCVVHDGPPPEAVGQHALPGHDHVHPHAADEPLRTGLLT, encoded by the coding sequence ATGAGCAGCGAGCCGGTCATTTCCGTCCACGGAGCACGGGCGACGCTCGGCTCCCGGCCCGTGCTGCGCGGCATCGATCTCACGGTGCGCCACGGTGAGGTCGTCGCCCTGCTCGGCGCCAACGGCTCCGGGAAGTCGACCGCCGTGCGTTCCGTGATCGGTCAGGTGCCGCTCACGGACGGCCGGATCGACCTGTTCGGCACCGAGCTGCGCCGCTTCCGGCAGTGGTCGCGGGTGGGCTACGTGCCCCAGCGCACCACCGCCGCGAGCGGTGTGCCCGCGACCGTCCGCGAGGTCGTGGCCTCCGGCCGGCTGTCGCGTGCCCGCTTCGGCCTGCCCTCGCGCGCCGACAAGGCGGCCGTTCAGCACGCCATCGAGCTCGTCGGGCTGGCCGACCGGGCCAAGGACTCCGTGAGCGCGCTGTCCGGCGGCCAGCACCAGCGGGTGCTGATCGCACGGGCGCTCGCGGCCGAGCCCGAGCTGCTGATCATGGACGAGCCGATGGCCGGCGTGGACCTGGCCAGCCAGGAAGTGCTGGCGGCCACGCTCCGCGAGCAGGTCGCCGCCGGCACGACGGTGCTGCTGGTGCTGCACGAGCTCGGTCCGCTGGAGCCGCTGATCGACCGCGCCGTGGTGCTGCGCGACGGCTGTGTCGTCCACGACGGGCCGCCGCCGGAGGCCGTCGGGCAACACGCACTGCCCGGCCACGACCACGTACATCCGCACGCGGCCGACGAGCCGCTCCGCACTGGACTGCTGACATGA
- a CDS encoding metal ABC transporter substrate-binding protein: MNVRRLIPTAATAGAVTLGLLALSACSTSDAAGVDGDGRLKVSASFYPMQYLAEQIGGANVSVTPLTKPGVEPHDLELKPRQTAELNDSGLILYLKGVQPAVDKAIEQSGVKYKVDATTLTRLEHFDTAGGHDHGHEEGHEGETEAEHEEHAAEGEAGHEEHQDEAGADPHVWLDPVKYAEVAKGVGAQMEKADPDHAADYRKNTDALVAKLTALHTDFEQGLRNSSTKTFITTHSAFGYLAERYDLEQEGIAGVDPESEPSPARIKELQGIAKKDKVTTVFFETLASDKTAKTLASDTGLRTDVLDPLEGITDRSKGDDYIEVMRSNLAALQKALGAK; the protein is encoded by the coding sequence ATGAACGTACGACGCCTCATACCCACCGCCGCCACCGCCGGAGCAGTCACGCTCGGCCTTCTGGCCCTGTCCGCCTGCTCCACGTCCGACGCCGCGGGCGTCGACGGCGACGGGCGGCTGAAGGTGTCCGCGTCGTTCTATCCCATGCAGTATCTCGCCGAGCAGATCGGTGGCGCCAACGTATCCGTCACCCCTCTCACCAAGCCGGGTGTCGAGCCGCACGACCTCGAGCTCAAGCCCCGCCAGACCGCCGAGCTGAACGACTCCGGTCTGATCCTCTACCTCAAGGGCGTCCAGCCCGCCGTCGACAAGGCCATCGAGCAGTCGGGCGTGAAGTACAAGGTGGACGCCACGACGCTCACGCGGCTCGAGCACTTCGACACCGCCGGCGGCCATGACCACGGTCACGAGGAAGGCCACGAGGGCGAGACCGAGGCGGAGCACGAGGAGCACGCGGCAGAGGGCGAGGCCGGCCACGAGGAGCACCAGGACGAGGCCGGCGCCGATCCGCACGTCTGGCTCGACCCGGTGAAGTACGCCGAGGTCGCCAAGGGTGTCGGCGCCCAGATGGAGAAGGCCGACCCCGACCACGCCGCGGACTACCGGAAGAACACGGACGCGCTGGTCGCGAAGCTCACCGCCCTGCACACCGACTTCGAGCAGGGCCTGAGGAACTCGTCCACGAAGACGTTCATCACCACCCACTCCGCCTTCGGGTACCTCGCCGAGCGCTACGACCTGGAGCAGGAGGGCATCGCGGGCGTCGACCCGGAGTCCGAGCCCAGCCCGGCCCGGATCAAGGAGCTCCAGGGCATCGCGAAGAAGGACAAGGTCACCACCGTCTTCTTCGAGACGCTCGCCAGCGACAAGACGGCCAAGACCCTCGCCTCCGACACCGGCCTCAGGACGGACGTCCTCGATCCGCTCGAGGGAATCACCGACAGGTCCAAGGGCGATGACTACATCGAGGTCATGCGCTCCAACCTCGCCGCGCTGCAGAAGGCCCTCGGCGCGAAGTGA
- a CDS encoding glycine--tRNA ligase yields the protein MAADKIDTIVNLSKRRGFVYPCSEIYGGQKAAWDYGPLGVELKENIKRQWWRYMVTSREDVVGIDSSVILATEVWEASGHVATFTDPLTECTSCHKRYRADHLEEAYEEKHGRLPENGLADLNCPNCGNKGTFTEPKQFSGLLSTHLGPTQDSGSVAYLRPETAQGIFTNFGQVQQTSRKKPPFGIAQMGKSFRNEITPGNFIFRTREFEQMEMEFFVKPGEDEEWQQYWMDQRWNWYRDLGLREENMRWFEHPQEKLSHYSKRTADIEYRFQFGGSEWGELEGVANRTDYDLSAHSKASGTDLSYFDQEAGERWTPYVIEPAAGVGRAMLAFLLDAYNEDEAPNAKGVMEKRTVMRLDPRLAPVKVAVLPLSRNPQLSPKAKGLAADLRKNWNIEFDDAGAIGRRYRRQDEIGTPFCVTVDFDTLDDNAVTVRERDTMKQERVSLDQIQGYLGSRLLGC from the coding sequence GTGGCCGCCGACAAGATCGATACGATCGTCAACCTGAGCAAGCGCCGTGGCTTTGTCTACCCCTGCAGCGAGATCTACGGCGGTCAGAAGGCCGCCTGGGACTACGGACCGCTGGGTGTCGAGCTCAAGGAGAACATCAAGCGCCAGTGGTGGCGCTACATGGTCACCTCGCGCGAGGACGTCGTCGGCATCGACTCGTCGGTGATCCTGGCCACCGAGGTCTGGGAGGCCTCCGGCCACGTCGCCACCTTCACCGACCCGCTCACCGAGTGCACCTCCTGCCACAAGCGTTACCGCGCGGACCACCTGGAGGAGGCGTACGAGGAGAAGCACGGCCGCCTCCCCGAGAACGGCCTGGCCGACCTGAACTGCCCCAACTGCGGCAACAAGGGCACCTTCACCGAGCCCAAGCAGTTCTCCGGCCTGCTCTCCACGCACCTCGGCCCCACCCAGGACTCCGGCTCCGTCGCCTACCTGCGGCCGGAGACCGCGCAGGGCATCTTCACCAACTTCGGCCAGGTGCAGCAGACTTCCCGCAAGAAGCCGCCCTTCGGCATCGCGCAGATGGGCAAGTCCTTCCGGAACGAGATCACTCCGGGCAACTTCATCTTCCGCACCCGCGAGTTCGAGCAGATGGAGATGGAGTTCTTCGTCAAGCCCGGCGAGGACGAGGAGTGGCAGCAGTACTGGATGGACCAGCGCTGGAACTGGTACCGCGACCTGGGTCTCCGTGAGGAGAACATGCGCTGGTTCGAGCACCCGCAGGAGAAGCTCTCGCACTACTCCAAGCGCACCGCCGACATCGAGTACCGCTTCCAGTTCGGCGGCAGCGAGTGGGGCGAGCTCGAGGGCGTCGCCAACCGCACCGACTACGACCTCTCCGCGCACTCCAAGGCGTCCGGCACCGACCTGTCGTACTTCGACCAGGAGGCCGGCGAGCGCTGGACGCCGTACGTCATCGAGCCCGCCGCCGGTGTCGGCCGCGCCATGCTGGCGTTCCTGCTCGACGCGTACAACGAGGACGAGGCGCCCAACGCCAAGGGCGTCATGGAGAAGCGCACCGTGATGCGCCTCGACCCGCGCCTCGCGCCGGTCAAGGTCGCCGTGCTGCCGCTGAGCCGCAACCCGCAGCTCTCCCCGAAGGCCAAGGGCCTCGCCGCGGACCTGCGCAAGAACTGGAACATCGAGTTCGACGACGCGGGCGCCATCGGCCGCCGCTACCGCCGTCAGGACGAGATCGGCACCCCGTTCTGCGTCACCGTCGACTTCGACACCCTCGACGACAACGCGGTGACCGTGCGCGAGCGCGACACGATGAAGCAGGAGCGTGTCTCCCTCGACCAGATCCAGGGCTACCTGGGCAGCCGCCTGCTGGGCTGCTGA
- a CDS encoding DUF6243 family protein — protein MAKSRNNLLGVGGQRKKLSRADQQGNGPARNADRRAAEDHKQELVRKMRERAQADRSDGEPQTDADAQPDAAPQGEQV, from the coding sequence ATGGCCAAGAGCCGCAACAACCTTCTCGGCGTAGGCGGACAGCGCAAGAAGCTGTCCCGCGCCGACCAGCAGGGCAACGGCCCCGCCCGCAACGCCGACCGCAGGGCCGCCGAGGACCACAAGCAGGAGCTGGTGCGCAAGATGCGTGAGCGCGCCCAGGCCGACCGGTCGGACGGCGAGCCGCAGACGGACGCGGACGCGCAGCCGGACGCCGCCCCGCAGGGCGAGCAGGTCTGA
- a CDS encoding MFS transporter — protein sequence MPELSHRHRILVLAICCMSLLIVSLDNTILNVALPSLRREMDASVAGMQWVIDAYTLVLASLLMLAGSVADRVGRRKVFMIGLVFFTLGSLLCSLAQNLESLVAFRMVQAVGGCMLNPVAMSIITNTFTDPRERARAIGVWGGVVGISMAAGPLVGGLLVDGVGWRSIFWVNLPVGLAALLLTWRYVPESRAPKARRFDPVGQLLVVVLLSSLTYSIIEAPVAGWTSPLTLTLAVVAALALAALLRYEPRRAEPLIDLRFFHSLPFSGATVIAVSAFAALGGFLFVTTLYLQDVRGLSALNAGLYMLPMAGLTLVCAPLSGRMVASYGPRPPLLAAGATMTASGVLFAAFEAETSTALLFTSYVLFGIGFGLVNAPITNTAVSGMPRAQAGVAAAVASTSRQIGQTLGVAVIGAVLAAGVSASSHTEGFVAASRPAWWIIAGCGLCVLVVGALTSGRRARESARRTAERLGEPEIDRIPSRKDGQDRRSR from the coding sequence ATGCCCGAGCTCAGCCATCGGCACCGGATCCTGGTCCTGGCGATCTGCTGCATGAGCCTGCTGATCGTCAGCCTCGACAACACGATCCTGAACGTCGCCCTGCCCTCCCTGCGCCGGGAGATGGACGCCTCGGTCGCCGGGATGCAGTGGGTGATCGACGCCTACACCCTTGTGCTGGCCTCGCTGCTGATGCTCGCCGGTTCCGTCGCGGACCGGGTCGGCCGGCGCAAGGTCTTCATGATCGGGCTCGTGTTCTTCACCCTGGGCTCGCTGCTGTGCTCCCTCGCCCAGAACCTCGAGTCCCTCGTCGCGTTCCGCATGGTGCAGGCGGTGGGCGGTTGCATGCTCAACCCGGTCGCCATGTCGATCATCACCAACACCTTCACCGATCCCCGTGAGCGCGCCCGCGCCATCGGCGTCTGGGGCGGCGTCGTGGGAATCTCCATGGCCGCTGGCCCCCTCGTCGGCGGCCTGCTCGTGGACGGTGTCGGCTGGCGGTCCATCTTCTGGGTCAACCTGCCCGTCGGTCTCGCCGCACTGCTGCTCACCTGGCGCTACGTGCCAGAGTCGCGCGCTCCCAAGGCCCGCCGCTTCGACCCCGTGGGCCAGCTGCTGGTCGTCGTGCTCCTCAGCTCGCTGACGTACTCGATCATCGAGGCGCCGGTGGCGGGCTGGACCTCGCCGCTGACCCTCACCCTCGCCGTCGTCGCCGCACTCGCCCTCGCCGCGCTGCTGCGCTACGAACCACGTCGCGCCGAACCGCTCATCGACCTGCGCTTCTTCCACAGCCTCCCGTTCAGCGGGGCCACCGTCATCGCGGTGAGCGCCTTCGCCGCCCTCGGCGGCTTCCTGTTCGTCACCACGCTCTACCTCCAGGACGTCCGCGGCCTGTCCGCCTTGAACGCGGGCCTCTACATGCTGCCCATGGCCGGGCTCACGCTCGTCTGCGCCCCGCTGTCGGGGCGGATGGTGGCCTCGTACGGCCCCCGCCCGCCGCTGCTCGCCGCCGGTGCCACCATGACGGCCAGCGGCGTCCTGTTCGCCGCGTTCGAGGCGGAGACCTCCACCGCCCTGCTGTTCACGAGCTACGTCCTCTTCGGCATCGGCTTCGGCCTCGTCAACGCCCCCATCACCAACACGGCCGTCTCCGGGATGCCCCGCGCCCAGGCCGGAGTGGCGGCGGCGGTCGCCTCGACGAGCCGGCAGATCGGCCAGACACTCGGTGTCGCCGTCATCGGCGCCGTGCTCGCCGCCGGGGTCTCCGCCTCCTCGCACACCGAGGGCTTCGTCGCCGCGAGCCGGCCCGCCTGGTGGATCATCGCCGGCTGCGGTCTGTGCGTGCTCGTGGTCGGCGCGCTCACCAGTGGCAGGCGGGCGCGGGAGTCGGCACGCCGGACGGCGGAACGGCTCGGCGAACCCGAGATCGACCGGATCCCCTCCCGCAAGGACGGCCAGGACCGCCGTAGCCGGTGA
- the dusB gene encoding tRNA dihydrouridine synthase DusB — protein MTTLAPASSNMLRIGPHAVQPPVVLAPMAGITNAPFRTLCREFSGGKGLFVSEMITTRALVERNEKTMQLIHFDATETPRSIQLYGVDPVTVGKAVRMIVDEDLADHIDLNFGCPVPKVTRKGGGSALPFKRPLLRAILHEAVTNAGDLPVTMKMRKGIDDDHITYLDAGRIAVEEGVTAIALHGRTAAQHYGGTADWDAIARLKDHVPEIPVLGNGDIWSADDALRMVRETGCDGVVVGRGCLGRPWLFADLVAAFEGREDYARPTLRQVADVMLRHATLLGEWIGDESRGVVDFRKHVAWYLKGFAVGSEMRKKLAITSSLDELGAQLSELDLDQPWPVGADGPRGRTSGNNRVVLPDGWLKDPYDCAGVGAEAELDTSGG, from the coding sequence ATGACCACGCTCGCCCCCGCTTCCTCGAACATGCTCCGGATCGGCCCGCACGCCGTGCAGCCGCCGGTGGTCCTCGCTCCCATGGCCGGCATCACGAACGCGCCCTTCCGGACGCTGTGCCGGGAGTTCAGCGGGGGGAAGGGCCTGTTCGTCAGCGAGATGATCACCACTCGGGCCCTGGTCGAGCGCAACGAGAAGACGATGCAGCTCATCCACTTCGACGCGACCGAGACCCCGCGCTCGATCCAGCTGTACGGAGTGGACCCGGTCACCGTCGGCAAGGCCGTCCGGATGATCGTGGACGAGGACCTGGCCGACCACATCGACCTGAACTTCGGCTGCCCCGTCCCCAAGGTCACCCGCAAGGGCGGCGGCTCCGCCCTCCCGTTCAAGCGGCCCCTGCTGCGCGCCATCCTGCACGAGGCGGTCACCAACGCGGGCGACCTGCCGGTCACCATGAAGATGCGCAAGGGCATCGACGACGACCACATCACCTATCTCGACGCGGGCCGGATCGCGGTCGAGGAGGGCGTCACGGCCATCGCCCTGCACGGGCGCACGGCGGCTCAGCACTACGGCGGCACGGCGGACTGGGACGCGATCGCCCGCCTCAAGGACCACGTCCCGGAGATCCCGGTGCTCGGCAACGGCGACATCTGGTCCGCTGACGACGCCCTGCGGATGGTGCGGGAGACCGGCTGTGACGGCGTGGTCGTGGGCCGCGGCTGCCTGGGCCGGCCGTGGCTGTTCGCGGACCTGGTGGCGGCCTTCGAGGGCCGCGAGGACTACGCGCGGCCCACGCTGCGCCAGGTCGCCGACGTGATGCTGCGGCACGCGACACTGCTGGGGGAGTGGATCGGGGACGAGTCCCGTGGAGTGGTCGACTTCCGTAAGCACGTGGCCTGGTACCTGAAGGGCTTCGCCGTCGGCTCCGAGATGCGCAAGAAGCTCGCGATCACCTCGTCGCTGGACGAGCTGGGCGCTCAGTTGAGCGAGCTGGATCTGGACCAGCCGTGGCCGGTGGGCGCGGACGGCCCCCGCGGGCGTACGTCGGGCAACAACCGGGTGGTGCTGCCGGACGGCTGGCTGAAGGATCCGTACGACTGCGCGGGCGTGGGCGCGGAAGCCGAGCTGGACACTTCCGGTGGCTGA